One genomic window of Candidatus Methylacidiphilales bacterium includes the following:
- a CDS encoding serine hydroxymethyltransferase, with translation MESSCHSSTPTLRHTDPTLFDIIQNEHQRQLTHIELIASENFTSRAVMEAQGSCLTNKYAEGYPGRRWYGGCQHVDQAEQLAIDRAKALFGAEHVNVQPHSGSQANMAVYFAFLKPGDTILTMDLSHGGHLTHGHKMNFSGRFYNVIHYGVRPDDETLDYDTIEKLAHQHRPRLITAGASAYPRIIDFPRLAHIAQSVQALLLIDMAHIAGLVAAGLHPNPVPYADFVTTTTHKTLRGPRGGLILCRQQYAKEIDAQLFPGIQGGPLMHVIAAKAVCLQEALSPSFKSYQQQVLLNAQTLCQELKNLGYRIVSGTTENHLILVDLRPTGLTGKEVQELLDTVCITVNKNTIPFDPTPPIKSGGIRLGTPAVTTRGFKQKEMTQIAHLIHSAIHHRHDPHSLQSIRQEVIQLAKSFPLPF, from the coding sequence AACCCTCTTCGACATCATCCAAAACGAACACCAACGCCAACTCACCCACATCGAACTAATCGCCTCTGAAAACTTCACCAGCCGCGCCGTCATGGAAGCCCAAGGCTCCTGCCTCACCAACAAATACGCCGAAGGCTACCCAGGCCGCCGCTGGTATGGCGGCTGCCAACACGTCGATCAAGCCGAACAACTCGCCATCGACCGCGCCAAAGCCCTCTTCGGCGCCGAACACGTCAACGTCCAACCCCACTCCGGCTCCCAAGCCAACATGGCCGTCTACTTCGCCTTCCTCAAACCCGGCGACACCATCCTCACCATGGACCTCTCCCACGGCGGCCACCTCACCCACGGCCACAAAATGAACTTCTCCGGCCGCTTCTACAACGTCATCCACTACGGCGTCCGCCCCGATGACGAAACACTCGACTACGACACCATCGAAAAACTCGCCCATCAACACCGCCCCCGCCTCATCACAGCCGGCGCCTCAGCCTACCCCCGCATCATCGACTTCCCCCGCCTCGCCCACATCGCCCAATCCGTGCAAGCCCTCCTCCTCATCGACATGGCCCACATCGCCGGGCTCGTAGCCGCAGGCCTTCACCCCAACCCCGTCCCCTACGCCGACTTCGTCACCACCACCACCCACAAAACACTCCGCGGCCCCCGCGGCGGCCTCATCCTCTGCCGCCAACAATACGCCAAAGAAATAGACGCCCAACTCTTCCCCGGCATCCAAGGCGGCCCCCTGATGCACGTCATCGCCGCCAAAGCCGTATGCCTCCAAGAAGCACTATCCCCATCATTCAAATCCTACCAACAACAAGTCCTCCTCAACGCCCAAACCCTCTGCCAAGAATTAAAAAACCTCGGCTACCGCATCGTCTCAGGCACCACAGAAAACCACCTCATCCTCGTCGACCTCCGCCCCACAGGCCTCACCGGTAAAGAAGTCCAAGAACTCCTCGACACCGTCTGCATCACCGTCAACAAAAACACCATCCCCTTTGACCCCACACCCCCCATCAAAAGCGGCGGCATACGCCTCGGCACACCAGCCGTCACCACCCGCGGCTTCAAACAAAAAGAAATGACCCAAATCGCCCACCTCATCCACAGCGCAATCCACCACCGCCACGACCCCCACTCACTCCAGTCCATCCGCCAAGAAGTCATCCAGCTCGCGAAATCTTTCCCCCTCCCCTTCTAA